The genomic stretch CACGGCCCCCCGACTCTACGGGGAGCCGTGCCTGCCCGGCAACCGCGGGCTCAGACGGCGCCGATGGCCTCGGTGGCGCCCTCGGCGAACAGCGTGGTGTCCGCCTTGGCCAGCAGCGTCGCCAGGCCCTCGCGCGTCGCGGCGCTGATGGCCACGCCGCCCCGGGTGCGCAGCAGCGCCTCCACTTCGTCCGGCGGCAGCAGGTCCGCCTTGTTCCACACCATGAGGCGCGGCTTCTCCATCAAGTCGAGCGACTCGAGGATGTTCTCCACCGCCTCCACCTGCTCGTCGCGGGCGAGGTCCGCCGCGTCCACGACGTGGAGCAGCAGGCTGGCGTCGTACAACTCCTCCAGCGTGGCGCGGAAGGCGGCGACCAGGTCCTTGGGCAGGTCCCGGATGAAGCCCACCGTGTCGGTGATGATGACCTCCCGCTCCTGCGGGAAGCGCAGCCGTCGGCTGGTGGGGTCCAGCGTGGCGAACAGCTTGTTCTCCGCCAGCACCTCGGCGTTCGTAATCGCGTTGAGGAGCGTGGACTTGCCGGCGTTGGTGTAGCCGACAATGGAGATGACGGGCAGCTCGCGCCGGTTGCGCTGGGCCCGGCGCACGCTGCGCTCCCGGCCAATCGCGTCGATGCGCTTCTCCAGGTGGGTGATGCGTTCGCGCACGCGGCGGCGGTCGATCTCCAGCTTCGTCTCACCAGGACCCCGTCCGCCAATGCCGCCCATGAGCCGGCTGAGCGAATCGTCGCTCTGCACCAGCCGCGGCAGCCGGTACTTCAGCTGCGCCAGCTCCACCTGGAGCTTGCCCTCGGCGCTCTGCGCGCGCTGCGCGAAGATGTCGAGGATGAGCTGCGAGCGGTCCAGCACCTTGAGGCTGGTGGCCTCGCCGATGTGGCGCCCCTGCGACGGAGTGAGGTCCTTGTCGAAGATGAGCAGGTCCACCATGGACTGCATGGAGCGCAGGTTGAGCTCCTCCAGCTTGCCGCG from Myxococcus xanthus encodes the following:
- the hflX gene encoding GTPase HflX; this translates as MKEIYGNTLGLKSSEQHRLRNTFRRRVPPHEIVSPELARHLTELSRELNRQVGVLVNRKGEIEHVIVGSAHKLELPDIGRARAGQVRLRGLRLVHTHLKSEPLTKDDLTDLALLRLDCVAAIGVGPEGLPGVLHYAYLIPENGSGDFWHVETLPSVHVEQPDLMDTLGALEEEFNRKAASRKVGGREKAILVAVCLDGNRALAESSLAELKELARTAGVEVIDSVLQVKREADPRYLIGRGKLEELNLRSMQSMVDLLIFDKDLTPSQGRHIGEATSLKVLDRSQLILDIFAQRAQSAEGKLQVELAQLKYRLPRLVQSDDSLSRLMGGIGGRGPGETKLEIDRRRVRERITHLEKRIDAIGRERSVRRAQRNRRELPVISIVGYTNAGKSTLLNAITNAEVLAENKLFATLDPTSRRLRFPQEREVIITDTVGFIRDLPKDLVAAFRATLEELYDASLLLHVVDAADLARDEQVEAVENILESLDLMEKPRLMVWNKADLLPPDEVEALLRTRGGVAISAATREGLATLLAKADTTLFAEGATEAIGAV